The DNA window CCCCGACGGCTCAAAACTCCTCGTTGGACGCGAACGGAAACCGATCTACCGCCGTTCTTCGATGGCCAAATACTATGTCTACAACATAAGGACCCGCCAGCTGCATCCGCTGTCAGTTAATTTTGAATACCAACGCGAGCCTCTTTTCTCTCCCGACGGACGGATGGTGGCCTTCGTAGGTTCTGACAATGACATCCATCTCCATAAAATAGACTATAATACGGAGGTCGATGTAACCACCGACGGCATGACCGACAAGATTATCAACGGGGTGCCTGACTGGGTATATGAAGAAGAATTCACCACTTCTTCGTCAATGGCATGGGCACCCGACAATCTTACGCTATGCTACATCAAGTATAATGAGACAGATGTCCCGGCCTATTCATTCCCGCTATATGAAGGGACTTGCAATCCGATGGAGCAATATGCGCTCTACCCCGGTTCGTTCACATACAAATATCCCGTAGCCGGACAACCGAATTCGAAAGTCAGCGTCCACAGCTATGACGTTGACAACCGCAAGACAAAGAATCTTGACATTCCTGCCACTAATTTCGAATATATCCCCAGAATATCTTACGGAGGAAGCCCCGACCGCCTGATTATCGCAACCCTCAACCGCGCACAGACCCGCATGGAGCTTTTCAGCATGAATCCTAAATCAAACGTGGCCAAATCGATACTTGTGGAAGAGGAATCGGCATGGCTTGAACCGTCGACCTACGAGAATCTGACATTCAACACAGATAATTTTGTCGTCCTTTCGTCGCGCTCCGGATTCACCCACGCCTATCAGTACAACTATGCCGGCTCAATGACCCGTGCCATCACAAAAGGCGATTTCGATGTGCTTGCTTACTACGGCGCAGATGCAAAAGGCAACCACTATGTGCAGTCGACAGCCACAGGACCTATCAACAGAGTGGTCTCGCGCATTGACCCAAAAGGAATAATGACCCACATGACTCCTGAGAAGGGCAACGCTTCTGTCTGGTTTACTCCTGCAAAGAACTATTACACCGTCTGCTACAGCAACGCACAGACCCCTCCTGTCTACACACTGCGCAACATAGCCGGAAAAGACATTCGTGTGCTTGAGGACAATGCTGCGGCAAAGGCAAAATATGCCTCCGCTCCCAAACGTGAGTTCTTCACCGTAACGACGGCCGAGGGCATCACTATCAATGCCTACATGCTGAAACCGGCCGGATTCTCCGCATCAGGCTCATATCCCGTGATCATGACGCAGTACAGCGGCCCCGGCTCTCAGCAAGTGCTCGACTCATGGGCCATCGACTGGGAACAGTATGCCGCCATGCAGGGATATATCGTAATCTGTGCCGACGGTCGCGGAACAGGCGGACGCGGACGCGCATGGGAAACCATCGTATACAAGAATCTCGGCCACTACGAGACAATCGACCAGCAGGCAGTGGCAAAATGGGCTGCCGGACAACCATACGTTAAATCAGGCAGCATCGGCATCTGCGGATGGAGCTACGGAGGCTACGAGACACTTATGTGCGTGTCGACCCCATCGACACCTTTCGCTGCCGCCGTGGCCATAGCCCCTGTCACCGACTGGCGTTACTATGACACTATCTACGCCGAGCGCTATATGCTCACTCCGCAGGAAAATGAAGACGGCTACCGCGCGTCTGCCCCTCTGAATGCCGTCGGCAACCTGTCAGTACCGCTGCTAATGATGCACGGGACTGCCGATGACAACGTACATTTCATGAACACAGTCCAGTATACATCCGCACTCCAGTCTGCCGGAAAGTGGTGTGACATGTTCATATATCCTAACATGAACCATTCGATCTATGGATGCGGTGCGCGTCTTTCGGTCTACTCGCGAATGCTCGCCTACTTTAAATCCAATCTTCGTTAAGCTACAAGCATCTGACATACATGACCCAACATCATCACATTACAAACGAAAAAGCAATCTTCACGCTATGGCTCAACTGGGCCATTGCTGTGGGGGCTCTCGCTTTGCCTGAAATGGCCGCACTTTTCGTGCCACGACACTGGATTCCGACAATCACTTTCGGACTGATGTTACTCCTCATTATCTACCGCAACAACGGGAGGAAGCTGAGTGCGTCGTCGTGTGACCTCATCCAGACAATATGCGTCAGGACATTGTGTACATCGGCTCTGATAATGATAATAATATCCATTATCTATACCCGCCATATCATCTCGCTGTTCTATCCCGAAGAGCTGCTTAACATGCACATCCCCTATCTGACAATACTCATACTCGGGCCTGTAGCCACATTCTACTGCCTTTTGTCGGAAATACAGGGAAACAACGCATCTGTATGCCGGGAGTGCATAATACGCAACGGCACAGCTTCTGAGCGAGGATTTCTTGGAAAAGTCTTCTCACAGGAAAGCCGCTATCAGGTCAGAACTTTGCTCGTCCTCTCCGCTACCGTCAGCGTGACGTCATGGGTATATTATGCACTCTACTATGTCAACGTGAATCTCAACAGTGCCGATCATTTCTTCTATAACTGGGTTCCGTCTATATTATACGGTTTCTCAATCATTTTCTTCGGCATGAGATATTTCGGACTATGGAGCTATTATTACAACCACATCGAGCAGAACCCTCGTGTCTGCATGAACGGTTCCGGCGTACGCTTCCTAATTTTTCATGAAGACAACATATTCCTGAGCCGGACCGAAGGTTTCCATGACTATCCTGATGGCGACAAGTTCGACACTCCTACCGAAATCAGCCTGTCGCACTCTAATTCCATAAGCGTCGAAGATGCCGCCGACCATTTTTCAAATCTGACAGGTCTGCCGGCAGAGGACATGTCGATACGTTTTATGTATAAAAGCACCGACATGTCGGGACAGGCCAATGTATTCCATTTCATCTGCTGTCTGCCGGCCAAAGAAACCATTAACAGCACGTCTGTACGCGGCCAATGGTTCACACTGTCCCAGCTGCAGCGTCTGCTTTATAATCATGAACTGACCAAGATGCTCGCCTCCGAGATCCACAGGCTATACACTGTCACTATGGCATGGAAGACCTATGACGCGGATGGCAACAGGCTCTATCGCATCAAGAATTATCGCCCGACCTTCCACCTGAAGGGTATCTGTGACTGGGATGTCGATTTCAACGATTCACAATGGCTTGAAGTAGCACGCTTCAATGAGGACAAACCTCTCTTCCATCTGCGCAAACTGTTTCACCGCCGGCAGCGTAAAGCAACGCAAGCCTGATTCAATAGATAATGGACACAGATAAAAATAGACCGCTTATAGTCATTACCGGGCCTACAGCCTCGGGGAAAACACGCAGGGCTGTGGACCTTGCCCGGAGAATCGGCGCTGAAATAATCAGTGCCGATTCCCGTCAGATATACCGGGGAATGGACATCGGTACGGGCAAGGACATTGAGGAATACGGAGAAATTCCTGTTCACCTTATAGATATATGCCCTGCCGGTTATAAATATAACCTCTATGAATTTCTACGGGATTTTCATAAGGCAAAGACCGATATTGAATCCAGAGGAAACTATGTGATCCTATGCGGTGGCACAGGCCTCTACGTCGAAAGTGTCCTCAAAGGTCTGCGCCTCCCGGAAGTACCGGAAAATCCGGAGCTTCGGCACAGCCTCGAAGGAAAGCCGCTCAACGAACTCTCAGAGATATTGGCCTCGATGAAAAATCTGCATAACACAACCGATGTAGACACCGCTAAGCGAGCCATACGCGCCATCGAAATTCAGACATACTACAATGACCATCCTGACGCAGCACGCGAGGCAGAGCCATCGCCTGTTACCGATGCGGTAGTGATAGGCGTGGAGATTGACCGCGACAGACGCCGCGACCGCATCTCCCGGCGTCTTCATAGCCGTCTGGAAGAAGGGATGGTCGATGAAGTACGCCGGTTGCTTGACTCAGGCATTCCTGCCGACGATCTGATTTATTATGGTCTTGAATATAAATACCTGACCCTCTATCTAACCGGCAAGATGGCATACGAAGAGATGGTGTCAGGACTTGAAATCGCCATACACCAGTTTGCCAAAAGACAGATGACATGGTTCAGAGGCATGGAAAAACGCGGTTTCCCGATTCATTGGCTGCCGTATGACCTATCGGCAGAAGCTTTCACGGATGAGATTGAAAAACTTATCTTAGACAGCCATTAGTTTTTTGCCGCACTGGTATCCATAGGAAATATTTTTTTCGAATAATTCGATACTCTTTTATGAGCAAAAATAGAAATCACCGTACAGTATGAACAAAATATAAAAATCACCATCAAAAAACAATCAGCTCCCGAAAAAGTTAAAAGCAGCCATAACCTTCCCGCACCCTCCAAAAATACCCTCAAAAACGCTAAAAAAGCTCGATTTTCAACTTTTTTTGAAAAAATCGAAAAAAAGTTACCAAAAAATTTGCACAGTATCGGAAAACTCCCTACCTTTGCAACGCAAAAACGGAAAAACAACAACGTTTCCTTCTTGTAAAAACATATTTTGGTGCCATAGCTCAGTTGGTAGAGCAAAGGACTGAAAATCCTTGTGTCCCCGGTTCGATTCCTGGTGGCACCACAAAAAAAGGAAAATGACTCCGTAGCTCAGTTGGTAGAGCAACTGACTCTTAATCAGTGGGTCGAGAGTTCGAGCCTCTCCGGGGTCACTTAATAGAAACTCAATCACTTATGAATCAAGTGATTGAGTTTCTATTTATGGGTATTCTGTCCACAAATTGTCCACCAAACTGAATCCTATGCGTCGGCGACATTCATTTTCTATGTTTTTGAATGTCGTTGGACTATGCTGAATGTCGGTGACATTCAACCGCGCGAACAAGTGAGCGTTATTGGATGTTTTAAGAATCGTGAGTTAATGTTGACTCCCGTTAAAATTCAGTTATAGCCAGTGAGCACCGACACACCCCCACCTCCACGACACAAAGAGCTACTCGACGAGTGGATTTCCAATAACTACGAAGAATACTGCGACTTTACCGACATGATGCACTCCGCCGACGGCGTAGGCTTCGAGAAAGTTTTTAATTTTGCCAGCAAACTTGCTCCCGGATTCAAGAAAGCTGTCGAGTGTCGCCTGAAAGACGACCGGGCAACCGATTTCAAGAATTTGGAGGAAATTCTGCACGAAGCGAAAATAGGCAATAAGCTGTTGGCCGGCTTTGAAAACCCTCTGCCAGATTCAATGATACCGGCGATGCTTGCATGGCTTTTCCGTGGACGTAGCTTCGAGTGTATGACAGAAATGGGCGAGGAACTGATACGCGGAGGCAAACTGACCTTCTTGGCTCGTATAGTTTTCAAATTTACAATAAAAACTATCATATATACCAGCATCTCTATTGAGGCAAGAACTGAAGATGATTGGCGTAATTTCTGCGAAGAGCAGGATGAACTGGGCGTTGTTCCAACCGTGACGCTAAAAGTCGTAAAGAAATTCAAATCTGCCGTTCCTGTCACCGATGACAATGTGGTAACCACCGAAAAGAAAAAGCCCAAGGCAAGAATAGCAGAGCGGAAACCGTTGAAAGAACTGCTTACCGACCACACATTACTCGAACTGATAGAGGAACGTGTGACAGTCAAGAAAAGAGCCAAAGACATAGCGATGTTATATATCGCACTCGACAAAGCACATGTACTCCATAGCTGTACCATCGTAGAATTCCATTCAGCTCTTGATGAAGCTTTCGGAGAAAAGGCCGGTTATAAGAAAATTCATGTCCGCGGTGTGCAGGACGCACACAAAACCTTTATGTCAAGAGTACAGAACAAACTCGTCATAGACTTCCCGGAGAACAAAGCGGAGTTGGCAGACATAAGGGATTTCCTTGACCTCCCGGCATACGCTACCGTATAAAATCCTCTACGAAGACATACTCAAGAAAGCCATCTGACCTTCATGGTCGGGTGGCTTTTGTCATTTGTGACTATCGTGTAAGTGTCAATTATGTCATAATGTCAGCCCCTATAATGGCGCAAAAAATCTCGTATTTCTTCGTTTTCTTCGTTTACGAATTAAAACGAATTTAACCTCCTGTGTATCAGCGTTATACATTTGAAAAGACACGATATTTGTGCTTTCTTTGCAGCCCTGTTCCGAGTGGAATAGGCGAAGGGAGCGGGTAAAGTTGCCACCGCTGCCGGGGTATAACAATGGCGACACATAGGAGAATCTGAATGACAGATATTCTTAGCATCTTACAAGCGGGAGCCAATGTTTCTCTGACTATGACTCCACAAGATTTGTTCGATTTCGCAAAGAACGTAATCGAACTGACAAAGGAGCAACTGTTGCCAATGATGGCGACAGCCGCTCAGACCACTTTACTCTCACGCAAAGAGGTAATGGAAAAACTCGGCGTGTGTGAGGTCACTCTCTACAACTGGCGCAAAAGCGGATACCTTGAGGCGGTAAAGGTTGGGCGCAAAGTTTTCTATCGCCAAGAAGATGTACAAAAAACATTGGAACTGCATGGTGACAAGACAGGAAAATAAGGGCATAGACCCGATGCTCGTGCTCGGCAAGGCTGTTGACATGAGCGTGAAGATTAAAGGCGGCGATTTCCCTTTGGGTGCCATGCCTATGAAGATTCAGCGTATCGTGCGGGAGGCGAATGAGTGTTACGGTTACCCGGTGGATTATCTAGCAGGAGCTATGCTTGTGGCTGTCGGGCTGGGTATCGGCAATACCCATTTCGCCCGGCTCAAAGGGAAATGGGATGAGAGCGCGATTCTTTTCATGGCTCTTGTCGGCAGACCCGGTGCCTGTAAGTCGCATCCGCTGAATTTCGCCATACGTCCGTTCACGGAGCTGGACGGTAAGGCGACACGCGCATATGTCAAGGAGTGCGAGGAATACGAGCGTCAGCGTGAACTGCCGATGAAGGAGCGTACAGCCTCACACCCTGTGGCCCCGGTATGCAAACGTTTTCTTATTTCTGACGCCACCCCGGAAGCCATGCTGCTTATTCACTCGCAGAATCTGCGTGGCATACTTATGTGGAATGACGAGCTTGCAGGATGGTTCAAGAACTTCAACCGCTACAACAAAGGCTCTGACGAGGAATATTGGCTCAAACTGTTCAATGCCAATCCGTCGTTCTCCGACCGCAAGGGCGTGAAAAACTCTGTATACATCAGTCGCCCTTTTATCTCGGTTGTGGGGACTATCCAGAACGGCATATTGAATGAGCTGGCTCAGGGAAGTCGCACCTCAAATGGTTTCATTGACCGTCTGCTGTTCGTTATGCCCGGCAATCAGGACAAGCAGCCGTGGAGCGACCGAGAACCGTCGTTCGACATCGAAGCGGCATGGGCTGACATCATCGGCAGACTTGTGGCGATGCCCTACGAAACCGATGATGACGGCAATATCGTCGCCGGTATTCTGCCTTTCACTCCTGAGGCAAAATCGCGGCTCTACGAATGGCAACGTCAGAACACTGAGGAATGTAACCGGGAGGAATGTGACGCACTGAAAGGTGTCTATAACAAGTTTGATTTCCATGCCATACGCTTTTGTCTAATAATGCAAATGGCGCGCTGGGCCTGTGGTGAAGCTGACAAATCGGAAATAGATCTTGTCTCGGTTGAAAATGCCATATCACTTGTGGATTATTTCAAGACAACCGCCACAAGAGTACAGGGCATTATCCGCGAGCTGTCGCTGTCGGAACTGCAAAGAGCCGTGATGTCGGCTCTACCCGATGAGTTCACAACTGAGCAGGGTGTGGAAATCGCCGCCGACAATTCTATGCCGGAGCGTACTTTCAAGGATTTTATCAGGCGTTTCACCGGGATTCACTTTCAGAAAATACGTCATGGAATTTATGGCAAGATATGACTGTAAACCTGCATTTTCTGCACTTTCGGCATTTTCAGCCCACAAAATGCGGATAATGCAGATAGTGCGAACCGATTTTTTGAGAATCTATGAATAATACACACCGATTCATTCTCCAGCCATACAAAGGAGTGGCTACACGGCACACCTGCCCCGCCTGTCACAAGAAACGTTGTTTTAGCCGGTATATTGACACCGAGAAACAAATTTCGTTTCCGGACGATGTGGGCAGATGTGACCATGAACAGAGCTGCGGCTATAATCTTACGCCAAAGGAATATTTCGAGCGTAATCCTCAGGCGAAGCCCTTGCACTCCGATTTCGCCACTCCGTCAGCATGGCGAGCCAAACCGACCGAGCGACGCAAACCATCACTGATAGAGTCAAAGACTGTTTCACAGACTTTGCACGGCTACCATCTGAACAACCTCTACCTTTTCCTCCGCTCCAAATTCGGAGCCGAGGAAGCGGAGAGGCTGATAGGAGTATATCGTGTCGGCACATCAAAGCACTGGCCGGGGTCATGCGTGTTCTGGCAGACCGATGCCAATGGAGACACCCGCACAGGAAAGGTCATGCTCTATAACGCTGACTGCGGCAAGCGTGTCAAGGAGCCATTCAATCATGTGACATGGGTTCACTCGCTGTTAAAGATGCCCGACTTCAATCTGCGTCAGTGCTTTTTCGGCGAACACCTCTTGCCGATGAACCGAGGCAAACCGGTTGCCATCGTCGAGAGCGAGAAGACCGCTCTTGTGGCGGCATATTATCTGCCGGAATATGTGTGGCTGGCTACAGGTGGTAAAAACGGTTGCTTTAATGCCGACGCACTTCGTGTTCTCCGTGGCTGTCAGGTTATCCTGTATCCCGATATTGGCGCGACAGACCAGTGGCGGCAGAAACTGAGATTGCTCCGCAGTCTCGGTATCGAGGCAAGCATCTTCAACTTCCTTGAAGATGTTGCCACCGATGACGAGCGAACAGTCGGACTCGACATAGCGGACTACCTGCTGCAAATAGAGCCTGACCAAGCGATACTGCAATCAATGATACGCCGCAATCCGATTTTACAGACGCTCATTGATGAACTACAACTCACTCTTGTGTCAGTTGAACGGTACAACCCGGATACTTATGCAATTCACAAACCCTCAAAAACCGAAAAACAATGACAGCAAAGAAATCTCCGTCAACAACCGCATCCAAGTCAACCGAGTTGACCGATGCACCCGAATCCAAAGTATCAACCATCAAACCACAAATTATTATGCAACCAGATAATTCAATCAACTCAACTCCCGCTATCAATGCTGTAAACAGCGACAACACTATCAACAGCACCACTCCTGCCAATAACGATAATCTGTTCGATAACGAGCAGACGGCAATCGATACTACCGAATCGCCCAAGCAACAGCGCGTGGGCAAGCAACAGCGCAAATCCGATTACGCCGAGTTCAAGGCTACCTATCTCACTCCGGCAAAGCTGGAGAAGCGTCATCCGGTCAACATAGAGGACAGCGTATGGGCGAAGCTCGAACGCATTGCCCGCATCCTCGGTGACCGTGACACCACCGTCGGCAGCTACATCAATGCCGTCCTCTTGGAGCATCTCAATCTCTATGCCGACGACATCGAAATATGGCGCAAACTCTGAGATGATAATGTCGGGATACCACTGCACCCGGTACACCGTGGGGCAGCTTCCCGATGAACGTAGTGAAT is part of the Duncaniella dubosii genome and encodes:
- a CDS encoding DUF6043 family protein, with protein sequence MSTDTPPPPRHKELLDEWISNNYEEYCDFTDMMHSADGVGFEKVFNFASKLAPGFKKAVECRLKDDRATDFKNLEEILHEAKIGNKLLAGFENPLPDSMIPAMLAWLFRGRSFECMTEMGEELIRGGKLTFLARIVFKFTIKTIIYTSISIEARTEDDWRNFCEEQDELGVVPTVTLKVVKKFKSAVPVTDDNVVTTEKKKPKARIAERKPLKELLTDHTLLELIEERVTVKKRAKDIAMLYIALDKAHVLHSCTIVEFHSALDEAFGEKAGYKKIHVRGVQDAHKTFMSRVQNKLVIDFPENKAELADIRDFLDLPAYATV
- a CDS encoding DUF3408 domain-containing protein, producing MTAKKSPSTTASKSTELTDAPESKVSTIKPQIIMQPDNSINSTPAINAVNSDNTINSTTPANNDNLFDNEQTAIDTTESPKQQRVGKQQRKSDYAEFKATYLTPAKLEKRHPVNIEDSVWAKLERIARILGDRDTTVGSYINAVLLEHLNLYADDIEIWRKL
- a CDS encoding helix-turn-helix domain-containing protein, whose amino-acid sequence is MTPQDLFDFAKNVIELTKEQLLPMMATAAQTTLLSRKEVMEKLGVCEVTLYNWRKSGYLEAVKVGRKVFYRQEDVQKTLELHGDKTGK
- a CDS encoding DUF6371 domain-containing protein; translated protein: MNNTHRFILQPYKGVATRHTCPACHKKRCFSRYIDTEKQISFPDDVGRCDHEQSCGYNLTPKEYFERNPQAKPLHSDFATPSAWRAKPTERRKPSLIESKTVSQTLHGYHLNNLYLFLRSKFGAEEAERLIGVYRVGTSKHWPGSCVFWQTDANGDTRTGKVMLYNADCGKRVKEPFNHVTWVHSLLKMPDFNLRQCFFGEHLLPMNRGKPVAIVESEKTALVAAYYLPEYVWLATGGKNGCFNADALRVLRGCQVILYPDIGATDQWRQKLRLLRSLGIEASIFNFLEDVATDDERTVGLDIADYLLQIEPDQAILQSMIRRNPILQTLIDELQLTLVSVERYNPDTYAIHKPSKTEKQ
- a CDS encoding DUF3987 domain-containing protein: MVTRQENKGIDPMLVLGKAVDMSVKIKGGDFPLGAMPMKIQRIVREANECYGYPVDYLAGAMLVAVGLGIGNTHFARLKGKWDESAILFMALVGRPGACKSHPLNFAIRPFTELDGKATRAYVKECEEYERQRELPMKERTASHPVAPVCKRFLISDATPEAMLLIHSQNLRGILMWNDELAGWFKNFNRYNKGSDEEYWLKLFNANPSFSDRKGVKNSVYISRPFISVVGTIQNGILNELAQGSRTSNGFIDRLLFVMPGNQDKQPWSDREPSFDIEAAWADIIGRLVAMPYETDDDGNIVAGILPFTPEAKSRLYEWQRQNTEECNREECDALKGVYNKFDFHAIRFCLIMQMARWACGEADKSEIDLVSVENAISLVDYFKTTATRVQGIIRELSLSELQRAVMSALPDEFTTEQGVEIAADNSMPERTFKDFIRRFTGIHFQKIRHGIYGKI
- the miaA gene encoding tRNA (adenosine(37)-N6)-dimethylallyltransferase MiaA: MDTDKNRPLIVITGPTASGKTRRAVDLARRIGAEIISADSRQIYRGMDIGTGKDIEEYGEIPVHLIDICPAGYKYNLYEFLRDFHKAKTDIESRGNYVILCGGTGLYVESVLKGLRLPEVPENPELRHSLEGKPLNELSEILASMKNLHNTTDVDTAKRAIRAIEIQTYYNDHPDAAREAEPSPVTDAVVIGVEIDRDRRRDRISRRLHSRLEEGMVDEVRRLLDSGIPADDLIYYGLEYKYLTLYLTGKMAYEEMVSGLEIAIHQFAKRQMTWFRGMEKRGFPIHWLPYDLSAEAFTDEIEKLILDSH
- a CDS encoding S9 family peptidase, which encodes MKKIFPYLLMASVALPAISANISDDKDLAPYVFPQNSPTRVSRPAYLADGLSYLSLSADGKKVVKYETATGKEIETVMDVTHTRETTIPSIESFVMSPDGSKLLVGRERKPIYRRSSMAKYYVYNIRTRQLHPLSVNFEYQREPLFSPDGRMVAFVGSDNDIHLHKIDYNTEVDVTTDGMTDKIINGVPDWVYEEEFTTSSSMAWAPDNLTLCYIKYNETDVPAYSFPLYEGTCNPMEQYALYPGSFTYKYPVAGQPNSKVSVHSYDVDNRKTKNLDIPATNFEYIPRISYGGSPDRLIIATLNRAQTRMELFSMNPKSNVAKSILVEEESAWLEPSTYENLTFNTDNFVVLSSRSGFTHAYQYNYAGSMTRAITKGDFDVLAYYGADAKGNHYVQSTATGPINRVVSRIDPKGIMTHMTPEKGNASVWFTPAKNYYTVCYSNAQTPPVYTLRNIAGKDIRVLEDNAAAKAKYASAPKREFFTVTTAEGITINAYMLKPAGFSASGSYPVIMTQYSGPGSQQVLDSWAIDWEQYAAMQGYIVICADGRGTGGRGRAWETIVYKNLGHYETIDQQAVAKWAAGQPYVKSGSIGICGWSYGGYETLMCVSTPSTPFAAAVAIAPVTDWRYYDTIYAERYMLTPQENEDGYRASAPLNAVGNLSVPLLMMHGTADDNVHFMNTVQYTSALQSAGKWCDMFIYPNMNHSIYGCGARLSVYSRMLAYFKSNLR